CTGGGCTTTAACGACCCCGATTATTTTTCACGGCTTTTCAAAAAAACCACCGGAAAAAGTATCAGCAATTATTTAGCTGACATTCAAGATTTGTCAGGCAGCTAAAATGAATTGTCCATCTCATTTCAATTTGCTCCGCCTATTTTTGAGGCTAACTAATTTATTAAAAAATGAAATCAGCACTTATAACAGGAGCAAACAGAGGAATTGGTTTTGAAACCGCAAAACAATTAGCAGCACTCGGATATTTTGTTTACATAGGCAGTCGGGAAAAAACAAAAGGACTTGAAGCGGTTGCAGAACTTAAGTCATTAGGTTTTTCAAATGTAGATTGCATTGAATTAGATGTAACAAACATTGCATCTATCAAAGCAGCACGGCAAACCATAGAAAGCAAAACACCACAGTTAGATGTTTTAATAAACAATGCTGGTATTAGCGGTGGCTTTCCACAACCAGCTCTTACAGTTCCTTTAGAGACGGTAAAAACAGTTTTTGAAACTAATTTATTTGCTCCAATTCAGATGATACAAGAATTTATTGATTTACTGAAAAAATCAAACGAACCGCGAATTGTAAATGTAACTACTGAACTTTCTTCTATTACCAAACATCAAGACCCTACTTGGGAATATTACACCTATAATCCTTCGGCTTACGGAGCTTCAAAGTCAGCCTTAAATGCTTACACAGTTATGTTGGCTAAAGAACTTAAAGACACAAATTTTAAAGTGAATTGTGTTTGTCCTGGCTTTACAAAAACAGCCTTCAATAATTACATGGGAGTAAAACCAATCGAACAAGGGGCAAGTGCTATTGTAAAATATGCAATCCTTAACTCAGATGGTGCAACAGGAAAATTCTTCAATGAAGAGGGCGAAATGCCTTGGTAAAATCGTAAAACAAAAAAGTGGAATTACTCGCTAATTTGCCACAAAAAACTAAGGCTATTAATTTTCTGTTTTGAAATCAAAAAGAATTACGATTTTTTGATTTCAAAACAGAATTATATTACTCATTCAAAACAAGTTAATACTCTCAGAAATTTACCGTTTATGTTTCGTGGCAAAATCGTGGCACAGTAATTAAAAAAAAATGACAAATGCAGTATAGGCACAGGTTTAAACGATTAAATTCGAATCCTGCTCTTCTTACTAAAAGGGTAAAAGAAATAAAAAGACAACTTTTTCAATCTTTTCAAAAACTCACAAAAAACGTGGTAAAAACTACAAATCCAAGGATTCGTAGTTTTTTTGGTTTTAGGTACTTTTCTATCAGACGATCTTGATTTGATTTGCTATACTTTTTATTACTTTTTGTATGTTTGTACATATTGTACAGCTAACATTCTTACATTTTTAAAATGCTTCAAAACCAATCCATAATTCCTGATATAAAGGCAATAATTGCGAATTCAAAAGAGCGTGCAATTAGAGCTGTTGATAATGAAAGAACTATAATGTATTGGACTATCGGGAAACGCATTTTTGAGGAAGAACAACAGGGAAAAGAAAGAGCTGATTACGGAACTTATCTAATTAAATATCTTGCAGAACAATTACAACCTGAGTATGGAAGTGGATTCTCATACCGTCAATTAAATTGGTATCGTCAATTTTATAGAACTTTTCCAATTGTGTCTACACTGTGGACACAATTGAGCTGGAGCCAATATAAACTATTATTAGCAACTGAAAATCAAGATAAAAGAGAGTTTTATATTGCTGAAACAGTAAAAAACAACTGGACTGTTCGCCAATTGGAACGTCAAATAAACAGCAGCTTATACGAACGTCTTTTAGCAAGTAGTGATAAGGAAAGTGTATTAGCAGTTGCTAAAAATGAGAAAATACCATCAGATGCACGAGAGATTATAAAAGACCCAATGTATTTGGAATTCTTAGGATTAAAGCGCGAAGCTGCATATTATGAAAAAGACCTCGAACAAGCCATTATAACACATCTCCAAGAATTTTTATTAGAAATAGGAAATGGCTTTTCTTTTGTTGCAAGACAAAAAAGAATTCATATTGATGGAGATGAGTTTTTTGTAGATCTAGTTTTTTATAATAGATTACTTCAATGCTTTGTTTTAATAGAAATCAAGACACATAAGCTTACTCACCAAGATATTGGCCAGTTACAGATGTATGTTAACTACTATGACCGCATTGAGAAAAATGAAAATGAAAATCCTACAATTGGCATATTACTATGTGCTAATAAAAATGATGGTGTAGTTAAATTCACATTACCGGAAAACAACAAAAATATTATTGCAAGTCAATATCGTTTATATCTTCCAACTGAGCAGCAATTATTAGAAGAAATCAACAAAGAATTAGCAAATTTTGAAGAGGACAAAAAAGATGGTTAAAAATATTCATATTGATTAAATAGTTTAAAAATGGCAATTTGAGTTCTCCAGCAAAATCATGGCACAGTAGTTTACAAAAATTGACAAATGCAGTATAAGCAAGGGTTAAGATTGTTAAACTCGAATTGGAGTTTCTACCTTTTTTACCACAAAAAGTTAAGTCTGTCTATATTTATTACATAAAACAAAACTCTTTACTTGCTATATTGATCTCAAGACACTAAAACAAAAAACCCCAATACTGAAAATAGATCCCAATAAGACACAACGAAAATAAGATTGTTATCATAACGCTTGTATTGGGAATAGACTTAATTGCAAAAATAAAATAGAGTATCGAAATTATAAAACATGCAATAAACGCCCATTGTAACGTAAACAAATATTCAAATTGATTAGGAATACCAAAAGCAAGTACATAAAAATTATTCTCAGATGTATTATTTATTGCCAAAACAAACCCAATAATAGTTATTAACCCCAGTAAAGAAGTTAGTATAATTAAAGCTTTCATGATTTTATTCTTTGCAATATCTCTCCTATTTCTAATAAGTAAACAAATAGAAGTAAAAATTGAAACTAACATAATAATAATAGCTATAAAAAATGGAGCAAAAAATAGCAGATCGAATTCGTTTAGACTATTGGCAAAATTAGAAACTCCTCCGCTTATGATTACATCAGTCGCAAAATTAACTTTACTGTTAAGTTTAAATTCACTCACATCAGGACGACGTGTTGGATTAGATATAAATTCATTCACAATTCTAGTTCCAATATTTGAAAAACCAGGACCGTGACCTCCTGTTGGAGCGGTAACTAAAAAACTGTTTTTAAATCTATCAGCGGTTGTTTTTCCGTTGGAAGCAGGAGTAATTGGATCAAATGTTCCTGAAAAAACCAATACTGGCGCAGTTATGGTCGATAAATTTGATAAGTTATTTATCTTTTTTAATAAATTGCTGTTACCTAAATTCCATTTATCACATACTGAGAAATCAGATTTATAAAAAGACAATCCACCTTTTAATTTACTGAAACCGCTCGCATTTTTATTGAACTCTGAAATAGAATTGTTTGGAAGAACTTCGTTGCAACTCACGCAATAATATTGTCCGTAATCTAAACCCAATGCTCCTGAAAAAGAAGCTACAAGTGAGCTCAGAGTGTTTTTATTTCCTTTATTAAACTGGGTTATTAATAATGGTAATACTTCAATTAATCTCTTATAATATAGCGACTGTTGGATAGCAATTTTAAAATCTTCGGCATTATAGGTGAATTTCCCACCGGCAATGATTTTTTTATCAACATCAACTGTTATGGGATTTTTAGTCAGCTTTTCTATAGTTTCATAATAAGTCTTTTCTAAGTTTGGATATTGCTTATTACACTTAGGATCGTTTTTACATGCCTCAAAAACTTTATTCAGACTGCTTACATAATTTGCTGTATTAGAATCATAATACTCCGATATATCTGAAATTGATGAATCCAAAATTAGCGACTTAATATCCTGAGGAAACTCATTAGCATATACCTGAGCAGTATAAGTTCCGTAAGAAACACCATAAACATTCCATTTATCATATTTTAATACTTCTTTCAAAGCATTTAAATCTTTAGCTATAGATTGGCTGTTATAGGAGTTTAAGTCAATACCTCTATTTATTAAGTCCTGCTTACACGTAATTGCGGCAATAGTTTTTTGCTGTTCATCTTGTGTACTATTCTGATTTTTTGCGAGTATTTCTAAAAATTTGCTTCCCAGATCCGGGCAAAATTTAGGTGATGAATAACCCGTACCTCTGACATCCATTAAAATAAGATCATTGTTTTTTCTTAACGGATGATCTAACCATCTCCATATACTGCCAACTTCTCCTGCACCAGGACCTCCTTCCAGATATACAACAGGATTTGAAATTTGATTTTTAGAAGTGTTTTTAAGAACAGCAAATGCTATTTTAATAGTTTTGCCTTCTGGTTTATCCCAATTTTCGGGAACAATTAAATACCCCCATTCTATATTATTTTCTTTATTAAGAGTTGGCTCGTCAGGAAAGAAACTTGTTGCTTTTTCTAATTTATAAGCCTTTTTTTGAGGAAACAAATAACTTGGCAGACATAGTATTAAAATTAGTGCTATTATTTTTTTCATGAGAGTGGTAATTAAAATATTAGGTTTTTGATAATTTCTTCTTTTAGATAAATTTCACCAATGCTTGTTTTTAGTGAAATATGACATTTATATTTTTTATCTATTTTTATTTCTTTCAAATAGAACTTTTCATTGTTTATTTCAGTCTTATGATCAAAAATTTCAAATGATTTTAGAGGAACTGTTAATCCGTGACCATGCGCTTTTATAACCGCTTCTTTTTGCGTCCAATACTCAAAAAAAGCATCTTTTAGACTGTGTGACTGCTCAATATTATACCTTTCACTTTCGGTCATCTGAAATCTAAAACTATCCAATTCAAAATCTGCTATTATTTCAATATCAATCCCAATTTCATATTGATTGCTTAATGCACAAACAACAATCTCATCTGAATGTGAGATGTTAAACCAGATTAAATTATCTTCAAAATAGGGCTTATTATATTTTGTATATTTTATCTCTTTTTCGTTAAGATTGTATCCATAAATTTCTTCGGCTCCCTTATATAATAATGTCCTTCCTAAAAGTGATAATTGTGCATCTTGCCATCTTTTATATCGCATAATCTTCTCCTGAAAATCGTACGGAAAATTGGGCAGAACATTTTTCAGCAGACTTTCATGATTTTCTTCAGACTGATAAGTATAATAGATGTAAATCAAAATTAAAATTGTTGTTGTTTTTTAGAAATCAAAATCAAAATCTAATACTGTATTGCTTTCTACTTCTAATTCACTATTTATTAAATCAAGCCTTAACAAAGGATTTTTAACAATTTCGTTTAAAATTTCACTGTATCGTAAAGCAATAATCTGTATTGTATTTTCTTCAAATAAATCGGCATTATAATCCATAACACCTTTCAGCTTATTCTCTTTTTCAACCAGATTAAATACAAGCGGCATCCTGCTGTGCGTGTTATTTACAGGATAAGAATTCAATTTTAAACCCTTTAATTCTTCTATATTCTCAAAAGAAAACTCTGGACTTTGGTAGACAAACATCACATCAAAAATAGATTGTGAGAACTTATTAAAAGGAACATCCTGATAATCATTAATCTCTAATAAATTATTCTGAGTGCTTTTCAATAGATCCGCAAAAGTCTGTTCCGCCTTAATTTGTGTTCTCAAAACAAGTGTCTTAACAAACATCCCAATTTGATTATTCAATTCTGTGATATTTCTGCCGGAATTAACGGTTCCTATACAAATATCATTTTGATCAGAAAATTTATAAATCAATATATTTACGGCTGCCACTAAAAGGGTATAAAAAGTGACTTGTTGCTCATGAGCTATTTTCTTTAAACCTAAGGTAATGTTTGGTGTAATTTCAAACCCATATTTACCTGCTTTTTGCTGATCGTATCTACCATCAAAATCCTTGTCAAAAGTATCTTTAGGTCGATAGTTTTGAAGATAATTTTTCCAGAATAACTCATTTTTAAGAGCATTATCTTCAGCTATTTTATTAAACCATTCCGAGTAATCTTTAAATTGAATTTTTAAAGGATTCTTTTCTGAAATATCCAGGGCGTCACTATTATAATTTTCAATAAATTCTTTAATAAAAATTTCCAATGATAAACCATCCATTATAATATGATGCGTAGAAAAGAGCATTATAAATTGACCTTTCTCAGCTTGAAGTATTTGAACTCTTACCAATAAATCTGTTTCTAAATCAAAAGGAGAATTACTAAGTTGGTTAATAGTCTCTTCTATTTTTTCTTTTTTCAATTCATGAACAGAAATTGAAAATTTGTACTCCTCCCAAGGATTCGTTTTTTGATAAGGAACACCGTCTATCTCAATAAAATTTGTTCTTAAGATTTCATGTTTCTTAATTATTCTATTTATTCCATTTCTAATTTTATCTAAGTCTATATTCCCTTCAATACTATAAGCTGCTGTCATATTATAAGCTACAGAAGCGTTATGAAATTGAGACGCTAACCAAATATTATATTGAGGTGAGGTTAGCCTATAAAAACCTTTAGGTTCAGATAATGGTATTGTAATTTTTGTATTGGGTTTAAGCTCTTGCAGATAGGCCGCTAATGACTCAATTGTAGGATAATCAAAAATCGCTTTCAGACTAATATCATAAGAAAGTTGGTTGATGATTATTCCAATCAATTTAATAGCATTTAAGGAATGCCCGCCAAGAACAAAGAAATTATCGTTTACACTTATTGGCTGATCGGTGTTTAATACTTCTTTCCAATATTCCGATAGTTTTTTTTCTAAATCAGAATTTGGCGCTTTAAAATCATTCAATTTAAAATTTTGTTGAATATCTCTTTGCGATAAAGCTTTTCTATCTACTTTTTGGTTTGGTGTAAGCGGAAATTCCTCTAAGGGAATAATGGCATTTGGAATCATATAATACGGAAGATTCGTTTTTAATATCCCGAAAATCCTTTCAAGATCGATTTCTTCTTCACCTTTTAAAAGATAAGCTACCAAAAAAGATTCCTGTTGATTTCCTTTTTTAGCAATTACTACTGAAGCTTTTACTTCTTCGATTTTATTTAATTGTGATTCTATATCGCCAAGTTCAATTCTATATCCGCGAATTTTAACCTGATTATCATTTCGACCTAAAAACTCAATTTCTCCATTTTTATTCCACTTTCCTACATCACCGGTTTCATAGCACAAACTTGCAGTATCAAATGGATTTTGAATAAACTTTTCCTTAGTCAAAGTTTCATTCTTATAATATCCTTTTGCGAGTCCGTCTCCTGCGATATAGATTGCTCCCGCGGTTCCTATTGGCTTAAGGCTTAAAAACTCGTCTAAAATATAAAACTGTGTATTGTTTATAGGTTTCCCAATATTTGATGCGTCTTCCGGATGTTCTATTTTTTTGATACTTGACCAGATCGTGGTTTCAGTAGGTCCATACATATTCCAAACCTCCGCGTTTGTATTAATTAACTTTTCGGCTAGTGCTTTACTTAATAAATCACCTCCACAAAGCAATTTTAAACGCTTACTCCCCTGCCAATCGGCATTGTACAATAATTGGTAAAAACTTGGTGTTGCCTGAAGAATTGTTGGCTGTATCTCTTCTATCTTTTTGATAATCAAATATGGATCTGCCAATACTTCTTGATTTGCAATGTATAGTACAGCTCCGGATATTAGGGGCACAAAAAATTCTAATATCGAAATATCAAAAGAATATGTTGTCACAGAAAACAAAGTATCAGTAGCCGAAACACCTGGTTTTTGCCGGATACTAATTAGAAAATTAAGTAGTGACTCATGCCCTATTTCAACTCCTTTTGGGTTTCCTGTTGAACCGGATGTGTAAATTATATAGGCAGTATCTTTAGGTGATAACGCAGTGGTTAAAATTCCTTTACAGCTATCAATATTTTCTAATATCTTTTCGAGGGTTATTATCTTAACAGCTTCCGCAACATCTAATCGATATTCTTTTTCGCAAATAAGTACTTTGCTTTGGCTATTCTCTACAATATAACCCAATCTTTCTGTTGGAAAATTAGGATCTAACGGAATGTAAGCTCTACCGGATTTTAAAATACCCAATAAAACTGCTACTAAATTAGCCGACCTCCCCAATAAAACGGCAATTGGTGACTTGTCCTGCTCTAAGGAAGTGGTGTTAATATATTCGGCTATTTGATTGGATAAATTATTCAACTCATAATAAGAATAGGATTTAAAATCATCTTTAATCGCTATTTTATCAGGAGTTTGAAGGACGTTTTCTATAAATAAATCTATTGTTGTTTTATTTTTAGGATAGTCTGTCTTTGTATCATTAAATCCTATCGATAATTGCTGTTTTTCTTTTACGGTCAGGTAATCAAACTCTTTTAGTTTGTTATCCGGATTTGCCAGTATTGCATTTATTAAATTTTCAAAATGTGATACAACAGCTGTAATTGTTGTATCATCGAAATAATTTAAGTTATAATCAAAGTCTATTTTTACATCTTCGGATTCGTCAAATTCTCTGATGTAAATTGCCAATGCAACACGTTCTGATTCATGGGTTAATGGAATTACCCGAGTTTCTGTATTATGAAAATCATCTGAAAAATTTTGTTTTTCATAAGATAGTGTAATATTAAATAGTCTTTCTTTTTCATTAAAAATCTTAAGTTCCTGAATTAATTTACCCAGCGGAAACCTTTGGTGGCGATAATCTTTTCTTAGTTGATTTTTTATCTCAACAATTAAATCTTCAAATGTAGCTTCAAAATTCATTGGAATTCTTAAAGGTGAAATTCCCATAAAAAGCCCAACCGTTTTTTTGTATATCGATTTACTTCGGTTCAAAACGGGTAATCCTATCGCAAAATCATTATTCTGATGCTTTCTTCCAAAATAAATATATAAAGCAGCTAGAATTACATTAAAAGTAGAACATTTATAGCTTGAAGATAATTTGTTTAACTGATTATATACGGCTCTTTTTACAATCAGTTCTTTGCGGTTACTTTTGTTAATTTGAGCTGTATCATTGATTTTTTCAAACAAATTTTCCGGTAAATTATTAAACCTATTGTACCAATACAATTTATCATGAACATAGGTATCAGACTTTTGATAAACTAAATCATCTATCATAAAATCTTTATAGGTAAAAGGATAATCTGATGTAATACTTCCGGATTTAAAAATCTCATTATAGTTTTGAACTAATCTTTGAAACATTAATGAAGTTCCCCAGCCGTCTGTTATTATATGGTGATAAACTGAAAACAAATAGTAAAAATCTTCTTCGACTTTTACCAAAGTAAAGACATGTAAAAGGTTTCCATTAAATAAATCAAAAGGTTTCAGAAACTCCTTTTGCATATAATTTACAGCTTCTTCTAAAGGGTTTTCACTTTGCGAAAAATCAACAAATCCTAATTGCGAATTATGCTCTTGCAACACTTTTGTTGTTACATCTTCCTGAACTTTTTCAAGAATTACTCTGTAAACATCGTGTTGATTAATTAATGCAATGTATGCCTTATTAAATATGTCAAAATTTACAGCACCTTTAATTTCTATTTTAGCACCAATATTGTAGATAGGTTCGTTAGGCAATAATAATTGCTCAAAATATACATCCTGTTGTGGTAGCGTAAGTTTCATAATTAAAAATTTTGTAACGTTTTTACTTTGCTCAATTTATCCTCTCTTCAATATGTTTTGGTCTTTAGTTTTCAACTTTATCGTACCATAAATTTTCAGTGCTTAAAAGCTTGTCTTCAATTTTAACGTCCATAACAATTTGTCCGTAATCAAATTTGATAATCCTGTCAGCGTGCTTAAAGTAGGCATCATCATGAGTAACAGCTATAATTGTTTTTCCTTCTGCTTTTAATTTTGGAACCAGGTTCTCATAAAAGTATTTTCTAAAATGAGGATCCTGATCTGCTGCCCATTCATCTAATATTAAAATTGGTTTGTTTTCCAGAAGAGCAAAAATCAATGACATTCTTTTGCTTTGTCCTTTAGAAAAATGACGTCTTGCAGAGTCTTCATTATCATCTAAAATGACTTTATCCAGCTCCATTACTTTCAATAACTCCTGATAATCTTTATTTTTCTCTAATGAATAGTCGTCATAATTGTTAGAAAATATATGATTGTCAGTAAAAACAGCTGCTAATAAATTTTGAGTTGCTGTACCTTTATTCGTGTTATGTTCGTTATTTAAAATCATTTCACCTTCTGAAGGTTTGTACAATCCAGTTAGAATATTAATGAATGTACTTTTACCGCTTCCGTTACCGCCTATAATAAATATTACTTCTCCTTTTTCAATTTTTACATTTACAGGCCCTAAACCAAAACCTTTATCTGATTCTTCACTTTTATAATTAAAGACAATATTTTTTAACTCAATAGATTTGAATTCTTCTGCTAAATACTCTTTTACTATTGTATTCTCTTTATTGTCTATATCTTCTTCATTTTCAAAATCACTTAAAAACTTTTTAATCCTTCCGTTAGAAACTAAATATTGAGAATAGACATTCTGCATGTTTATTAAATTATTAATAGGCCCGGATATAAAAAGTAAAATGACTACATAAGATCCTACTTCATCCTGTGAAAGGAGATTAAAAGCAGGAAATAAAAACAAGATCGCACCTATAACAAAATACAATCCGTATTGGCTTATTAAATTGATAGAAAGAAAAACAAAATTTATTTCGTAATCCAAAGCTTTAGATTCATCTCTATTTGGGATCAGATGCTTATTCAATAAGTTTTTTCTTTTGTTGGTATCAACTTTCAACTCTTTGAATCCCTTGATAACATCGTTTACATAACTGTAATAATGTTCATTGTTTTTTCGCAATATTGAGATCTTTTTTGCCATTGTTTTTATTACAACAAAAAAAACGGCTGCTATCAAAATAATTAATCCTAAAACAATTAATCCGGAATAAAAAGATATCCAGAACATATAGGTCAGACACAATAGTAACATTAATACCGAGTTGACCGTATGGGTTACAATACTTGAAAATGAGGCAAATACTCTGATATCCTCAATAGCGGTATAGAATCTTTGTGATCCATGTTTTAGCAATGTAATAAGTGGTGTACTTAGAATTTTCCTGAAAATATTTTTCTCATTCTCGTATAAAATATGATAGATATATTCGTTGAGCTTTTTTTGAAAAATTATGTTCAGCAAATAGGAATATACAATGACAGCAAGAAAGACAATCCACATATATCCCTTTAAAAATTCGGCTTTTTTTGAAATTGTATTGTTAATGATATAAAGCGTACCAAAACTTAAAACTGTGTTAGGGATTGCATATAGAATTATATAAAGGATATTTTTAAATTTTAATTTTAGCATAATTTCAGTCGTTTATTTTCAAAACATTATTTTCTTATTAATCCCTGCCACTGTTATTTTATTTAAACTTTACATTCAAGTTCCCGAGTATTCTCAACGCATTGCTGCAATATGTTTGCAATTCTTTCCGGATGCTTGTAGATAAAAAAGTGATCGCCGGAAAGTATCTCCGAATGAAAACTGGCTTTCGTAAAACGTTTCCAATTTGCAATATCAACAGCGCTTTTTTCCAAATCTCCCATTATGGAATAGATTGGTATGTTTACTGCTCGTTCGTCTGCCAGTAAGTTTCTTTCGGCCAATTCAAAATCAGATCTGAAAACGGGTTCTATAAAATCGATAAATTCAGTGTTGGCTCTTAACTCATCAGGCAAACCACCCATTTTTTTAATTTCGTCGATAAACTCACGTTTTTCATACTGGTATAATCTCCTGTTTTCTCTCACTCCGGGTCCCGGATTACCTGTAAAAACAAGATATGCCGGTGCACGATCAATTTTTTCAAGCATATTTGCCACTCTTAAGCCAAGTCCGGTTCCCAGACTATGACCATATATTATAAAAAACGGTGAGGTTAGTTTTGATACAATTTGCTGAAAAACATCTTCGGCTGCATGATCAAATTCTGTCAATAAAGATTCTTTAATACGTCGGCCTCTCCCGGGAAGTTCCAGACTTATTACCTCATAATCTTTTAGATACGGGATTAAAAAGTTAAATGAATAACAGTTTCCTCCGGCAAAGGGTATCAGAAATAATTGTATTTTTTCCATATTCACTATTGTTTAATTTTTGAAAAAACTCAACTAAATATTTATTGAATTCTATCTAAAGCATCATCATTTCCTAGTTTTTTTGTTGGCTTTTTAGTATTTACATTTCCAAAATTATAGGTGAATTCAATTCCAAATTTTCTACTGTCTCTATAGCGCGTTTTTTCTGAACTGTAGTTCGTGAAATATTGGTCTGAAGTATATACATTACGTTTTAATATGTCTGTACCTGAAATCCTTAGTTGTCCCTTATTTTTTAAAATATTTATTAAAAAAGAAGCGTCAATATTTCCAACAGCTCCTATATGGGTTAACTCATTAGTAAGCTTAGACGAGTATGTACCAATTACTTCCAGTTTTAAATTCTTTGAAAAACTAATAGTATGATCTGTTTTAAGATTAAACCATGAAGAAGACAAACTATATTTACTGCCTAAAACCATTCCGGTTGATTTTGAATACCCGGCTACAGTGCCACTATTCTGACTGTTCCACCATGAAGTGATTTTTATAGGGTAAAATACATCAATATAAAAATCATGAGACTGATCCAGATTTTGCAATGAAAAGTAGGTAACTCCTGTATCAAAATTCTGACTGTAAGGAAATTGCCCCAACATACCTTTGATATAAACGTAATTAAGCGATATGTTTAGTTTGTCTAAATTTATGTTTACAGAAAAGTTATCGTTGTACTGTGGTTTTAATGCCGGATTGCCTGTAAAAACAGTATAACTATTTACAAATATGGTATAGGGAACCAATTCGTTATAGGGAGTTCTAATGATGGTTTTCTTATAAGAAAACGAATAATTATAAAGATCACTTATATCATGCTGATAGAAAAAAGTTGGGAAAAACTTAAGATATTTTTGAGGTTCACCACCTGTATAAGTTGCATCTGTGTTTTCTAATCGCAGACCAAATTGAAGTTTATCTTTTGTCCAGTTTTTATATAAAATACCATAAGCAGATGAGATTGTCTCTCTTAATTTGGTATCATTTGAATACTCTGGTATAATAACATTTGAACCGTTGATGTTTTCTTCGTAGACTATCTGACTTTTGGAATTTGATGTTTGGTTTTTCAAACCTGCTTCGAGTTTCCATTGATTTTTAAAATTTTGGATATAATCCAATTGTGCAATCCAGATATCAATTCCAGTTGAATTTGTGGTTTGATATTCATTAGGCACTCTTATTGTTTCGCCATCTTTTCCTAAAACATACGATGGAAATGATTGGAAAAAATCGCTTTGATAAGGCGTATAAGTTCCCAACATATTTATTTCTGTATCTCCGGATTTAGAAGAAAAATGATAATTCAGGTTATAGTTATTTGTGTATCCTTTACTTC
This region of uncultured Flavobacterium sp. genomic DNA includes:
- a CDS encoding cyclic peptide export ABC transporter, translating into MLKLKFKNILYIILYAIPNTVLSFGTLYIINNTISKKAEFLKGYMWIVFLAVIVYSYLLNIIFQKKLNEYIYHILYENEKNIFRKILSTPLITLLKHGSQRFYTAIEDIRVFASFSSIVTHTVNSVLMLLLCLTYMFWISFYSGLIVLGLIILIAAVFFVVIKTMAKKISILRKNNEHYYSYVNDVIKGFKELKVDTNKRKNLLNKHLIPNRDESKALDYEINFVFLSINLISQYGLYFVIGAILFLFPAFNLLSQDEVGSYVVILLFISGPINNLINMQNVYSQYLVSNGRIKKFLSDFENEEDIDNKENTIVKEYLAEEFKSIELKNIVFNYKSEESDKGFGLGPVNVKIEKGEVIFIIGGNGSGKSTFINILTGLYKPSEGEMILNNEHNTNKGTATQNLLAAVFTDNHIFSNNYDDYSLEKNKDYQELLKVMELDKVILDDNEDSARRHFSKGQSKRMSLIFALLENKPILILDEWAADQDPHFRKYFYENLVPKLKAEGKTIIAVTHDDAYFKHADRIIKFDYGQIVMDVKIEDKLLSTENLWYDKVEN
- a CDS encoding amino acid adenylation domain-containing protein, whose product is MKLTLPQQDVYFEQLLLPNEPIYNIGAKIEIKGAVNFDIFNKAYIALINQHDVYRVILEKVQEDVTTKVLQEHNSQLGFVDFSQSENPLEEAVNYMQKEFLKPFDLFNGNLLHVFTLVKVEEDFYYLFSVYHHIITDGWGTSLMFQRLVQNYNEIFKSGSITSDYPFTYKDFMIDDLVYQKSDTYVHDKLYWYNRFNNLPENLFEKINDTAQINKSNRKELIVKRAVYNQLNKLSSSYKCSTFNVILAALYIYFGRKHQNNDFAIGLPVLNRSKSIYKKTVGLFMGISPLRIPMNFEATFEDLIVEIKNQLRKDYRHQRFPLGKLIQELKIFNEKERLFNITLSYEKQNFSDDFHNTETRVIPLTHESERVALAIYIREFDESEDVKIDFDYNLNYFDDTTITAVVSHFENLINAILANPDNKLKEFDYLTVKEKQQLSIGFNDTKTDYPKNKTTIDLFIENVLQTPDKIAIKDDFKSYSYYELNNLSNQIAEYINTTSLEQDKSPIAVLLGRSANLVAVLLGILKSGRAYIPLDPNFPTERLGYIVENSQSKVLICEKEYRLDVAEAVKIITLEKILENIDSCKGILTTALSPKDTAYIIYTSGSTGNPKGVEIGHESLLNFLISIRQKPGVSATDTLFSVTTYSFDISILEFFVPLISGAVLYIANQEVLADPYLIIKKIEEIQPTILQATPSFYQLLYNADWQGSKRLKLLCGGDLLSKALAEKLINTNAEVWNMYGPTETTIWSSIKKIEHPEDASNIGKPINNTQFYILDEFLSLKPIGTAGAIYIAGDGLAKGYYKNETLTKEKFIQNPFDTASLCYETGDVGKWNKNGEIEFLGRNDNQVKIRGYRIELGDIESQLNKIEEVKASVVIAKKGNQQESFLVAYLLKGEEEIDLERIFGILKTNLPYYMIPNAIIPLEEFPLTPNQKVDRKALSQRDIQQNFKLNDFKAPNSDLEKKLSEYWKEVLNTDQPISVNDNFFVLGGHSLNAIKLIGIIINQLSYDISLKAIFDYPTIESLAAYLQELKPNTKITIPLSEPKGFYRLTSPQYNIWLASQFHNASVAYNMTAAYSIEGNIDLDKIRNGINRIIKKHEILRTNFIEIDGVPYQKTNPWEEYKFSISVHELKKEKIEETINQLSNSPFDLETDLLVRVQILQAEKGQFIMLFSTHHIIMDGLSLEIFIKEFIENYNSDALDISEKNPLKIQFKDYSEWFNKIAEDNALKNELFWKNYLQNYRPKDTFDKDFDGRYDQQKAGKYGFEITPNITLGLKKIAHEQQVTFYTLLVAAVNILIYKFSDQNDICIGTVNSGRNITELNNQIGMFVKTLVLRTQIKAEQTFADLLKSTQNNLLEINDYQDVPFNKFSQSIFDVMFVYQSPEFSFENIEELKGLKLNSYPVNNTHSRMPLVFNLVEKENKLKGVMDYNADLFEENTIQIIALRYSEILNEIVKNPLLRLDLINSELEVESNTVLDFDFDF
- a CDS encoding alpha/beta fold hydrolase; this encodes MEKIQLFLIPFAGGNCYSFNFLIPYLKDYEVISLELPGRGRRIKESLLTEFDHAAEDVFQQIVSKLTSPFFIIYGHSLGTGLGLRVANMLEKIDRAPAYLVFTGNPGPGVRENRRLYQYEKREFIDEIKKMGGLPDELRANTEFIDFIEPVFRSDFELAERNLLADERAVNIPIYSIMGDLEKSAVDIANWKRFTKASFHSEILSGDHFFIYKHPERIANILQQCVENTRELECKV